The following nucleotide sequence is from Nitrospira sp..
GTCGATTACTGGCAGGCCCATATCAATACCCTGTTCTATCAATTGCGGGGCGACCAGCAACGCAGCTTCTACCAGACTTTCACGTCGGCCGATTACCGATTGGCGCATGCGCTGGCCGCCGACTACTTCGAGCAGGTCACCAAACGCGACAAGAAAGTCGCCACCAATCGTGCGACCTCAAACGGCCCGACTGCGGCGCCGTCCACCGACGCCACTCCTCAAGCACAATTGACGGTCATGGAATGGGGGCCGGGTAACGGGAATCTGGCCGCATGTTTTCTCAGCCATCTGCAGCGTCTCGACAAGGACGGGAGGGTGTATCCACGCGTCCGGTATCTGCTGGTCGATTCTCAAGCCCTCGCGCTGGAGCGGGCGCGTGCGCACCCGGATTTGGCTCCGCATTTGGCGAAGGTGGAGTCGCTATGCGCCGAGGTCGAGAACTTGGCGACTATCGCCGACGGCACCGTCGATCGGATCTTCTGTAACGAACTCTGGAACGAATTGGCGACCAAGCTCATGGTCAAGAAGGGGGGCGAGTTCGAAGAAGAACACCTCCGTCCGAACCTTAATGAGCGTAAGGCGGCGGCCATTGCCGATTGGTCTGGATTTGTTCGCGCCTTTGAGGCCAAAGATATCGAGCGGCTCAAGCAATTTCCGCCCTTCCTGGACGACCTGATCTGGGAGCGCGAATACCACAAGGTGGACTGGAAAGACGTCCCCTTTCGCAAGACGATCAGCGAGTTCATGAAGGCGATCGACGATGAGGTGTTGGTGCCGGTCAATCTCGGCGCGTTTGCGTCCCTGAAGGAAGCGAGACGGGTGTTGGCCCTGGATGCCGTGGGCTTCAGCAGCTTCGATGCCGGGACGGCGGATATGGAAGTCCTCAATGATCCGGACAAGCCCTGCTATGGCCAGTTCGGCGGCCAGTACAGCTTCATGGTGAACCTGGCCCTGATTCAGGCCGTGGCCAAGCATCTGGGGCTGAACGCGGTCGCGATTGAAACGCAGCGCGAGTTCGTCGGGAGCCGGTTGGGGACGAATGTGATGACGCTGATGGACCTGCTGGCCTGCCATCCGATGGTCGGCTCAAAGGTGCAGCCCTGGGAGCTGGATCGCCTCACGGTCAAGACCATCCGCACGCTGAACGAGACCTATGAGAGTCCCTATCAACGCAAGATCGAGTTCCCGTTGCGCAGTGAGATGCCGGCTGAGGAGCGCGACGCGGCGCAGGGTATTCTGCTCTCGCTCAAACCGAACGGGATTCCCGATACGATCGCCTATGTCTCCGAAGAAGAATTGAGCCAGGCACAACCGGAGCTGGAGCATCTGGGCTATGAACGCGAGGCGGTGTTGATGGCGCTCGGGGCGCCTCCGAGTCCTGTCGAGTACTATCACTTTGCCTGTCGGCCGTAAGCTGTGCTGGGTCGTGCGGCAGAAGAGGCCCACCAGGTGATGTCTGTAGGAGAAAGAGCTTGACTAATTAATTCCATTTCTATAGCCTTTCCCGCGATTTCGAAGAGAAGACCCGTCTCCGTGCATCGCAAACATTCAAGCGGGATGGGGTCACGCAGACAGATCATCTGAGACGACGTTCTTCACGATACGGTTTAACGGTCGCGAGTGTGTGAATACACGTCGTGCGAATAATCGCACAGCTGTAACAAGGAGCATACAGTACCATGTTTGGTTCGTTTGGCTGGATGGAGCTGTTGCTGATTCTCATCATCGTCCTGATCATCTTCGGTGCGGGGAAAATTCCCCAGCTCGGTGAAGGATTAGGTAAAGCAATCAAAGGGTTCAAGAAATCGGTTCACGAAGCGGATGCCATTGACGTGACGGCCACCGAGGCGGAACCCGCCCCGGCCCAGCCGTCGGCACAGATCCAGCAAACCGGACAGCCGGCCACACCGCCGCCTGCGCAGCAGGCCGGTGCGGCTCCACCGCCACGGACGACGCAGGGGTAACTTGCGAAACTGAGGATGCAGACCGAATGACGGCGATGTGACCTCGGAGTCCCGCCGCCCGGTCTTCAGTACACCCCCCTCAGTATGGAACACCATGTTCGGTCTTGGCGCTGGTGAAATTCTCATAATCCTGGTCATTGCGTTCCTGCTCTTCGGGCCCAAGCAGTTGCCTGAGATCGGGCGTCAGGTAGGCAAGGCCGTGAAAGGATTTAAAGAAACGGCGGACGATCTAAAGAAGACGGTTGAGCCGGAGCTCAACATGATTCAGCAGGAAATGAAAATGGTGGAGCAGGATTTTGAGTCGTCGATGAAGGAAGCGGAAGAACAGATTAACCACGCAACATCGGGCGTAGAGCACGGGGCAGAGGAATCGGGTTTGCCCAAGCAGGCCTAATACCATTTCATATCCGCTCTACGGCTGTGAAGGGAGGTGACCACAGCAACAATACAAGACCTTACGGTGTGAGGAGCTCGCTTCAGGATTGAAGCGAGGATCGGGGCCGAATGGTGGGCACCATTCAGGTTCGAGCGTCCCGACATCACACACAAAGTGGGCTTTGTAGTGCAATAGCGGTTGGATGTATAGGCGGCACCCGGCGTGAGTGGGTACACAACGGGTTGCCATCCAATTCACAGGAGGAACGCTATGAAACGCATCCATGGACGGACCAGATGGGGCCGATTGGCTGCCATCTTCGGCGCTGCGGCAGTGACGGCTCTGCAGTGTCTGACAGTCCCGGCTTTTGCCGGATTCGAACTTCCCCCGGGCGAACGTATCACCAATCTTCCAGCCATTCCTCGAGCGATGCCGCAAAAAGAAGCGTACGAACTGTACGATCCGGTCATCGGTCGGAACTTCGATATCAAGAATCTCTGGATGCGCGCCGATCTTCGGGTGCGGCCGGAAATGCGAAACAATGCCTGCTTCGGCTTGGCTCAAGGAACCGGCGGAACATGTAACTCGTTCGGAACCCGCGGTACCGCTGCCGGCGGCGGCAACAAGGGCAACGACATGTTCGTGCAGCAGTGGATGCGTTTGGGTATCGGGTATGACCTCTCCCCGGACGTGAACTTCTATGTGGAAATCATCGACTCGGCGAACTGGGGCAGCAACGGCAGCGCCGTGAACGCGGGGAACGGCGGCGATCCGTTGAACCATAATGGTGCATCTGCGAGTGGCGCCGGAAACGGTGGCCGCCTGGGAGTCCGTGCCGCCTACATGTTGGTCAGGAATCTGGCCGACATCCAGGGTTTGAGCATGAAGGTCGGTCGCCAATACATCGTATTCGGCAACCATTCATTGTTCGGCCACTTCGATTGGGCCAACACCGGCTATTCGCATGACGGTGTGATGTTCGCGTACCAGACCAAGAATTGGGACAGCTACTTCGGCTGGTTCCGTAATTCAGAAAGCGATCTTGGCCAGGCTTCCCCGGTCGGGAGCGGGGCGGCGAACATCGCCGGCAGCGGAGCGCAGGATGCGCAGCGTGATGCCGACATGTTCATTTTCTACAACCAGATCAAGTTAGTGCCCGGAATGGTGATCGAGCCGTTCTACGTCTTGTACCAGAATCGCTATGGGTCAGCGGATAACGCGACGCAGGGACTTGGTACTGCCAAGCACTCGAACCAGACCCGGCACATGATCGGAAACCGGATCGAAATGCGCAAGGGCGGATTCGATTTCAGCAACGAAATCGCCTATCAATTCGGTCAAATGGGCCAGGCTGGGGCTTGCGTGGGCGAACAGAAGTGTTTGCACATCAATGCCTGGGCAACCAGAAACTGGATCGGCTACACGTTCTATGACACGGCGTGGAAGACCCGTATCGCATTCAACCTCGATTACGCCTCTGGCGACAGCCGGAACAACACTTGCGGCGCGACGGCTGGTTCTTGTAAGACAGCGAATACCTTTGAAAACTTCTTCCCGACGAACCACATCCACATGGGCTACATGGATGTGCAAGCGTGGAAGAACATGCTGTCACCGTCTGTCAACTTGCAGGCTCGTCCTACGGCACGTGACCATATCGAATTGTGGTACACGAACCTGAACCTCGCCAACTCCAAGGATTGTTGGTATCGAGCCGCTCAGGGTTGCTACGTCTTCTCGAACGCCAACAATACCAAGACGCACATCGGCGACGAAATCGACGTCAGCTACACCAGAATGTTTGCCGACGGCAAGGTCGCGTTGCAGACCACCTACGGCACGATTTTCAGCGGCGGCTATTTGACCAGCACCTTGAACCAGACGCAAAATCAGCACTGGGCCTATATGTCGCTCTGGATGAACTTCTAGGAAGAAGCGATCAGCTTACAGCTTTCAGCTGACAGCGTCCTTGCTGATCGCTGATGGCTTTAGTCAAAGGAGATCATGATGAAAAAACTCATGTTCGTAACGCTGGGCATCGCAGCGTTGGCGATCGGCAGCCAGCCGGTCACCGCGCAGGCTCAGGTCGCGGATGCGATTCAGGCAGTGAACGATGCCATCGTCGAGTTGACCGATGCGCCGGGCCTCGGCAAGCGCACGACCGTCGACTTGGCAAAGCGATGGGGAGCCGACCGGTCCGTCATCGACAGTGCTACGGCAAAACTGCAGGACGGTCTGAGCAAGGCTCAGTCAGGTGGAGCCGGGGCCGACGCCATGCGTCAGTTGAAGCTGGCGGTGGATTACGGCAAGGCTCGTATGCATAAGGAAGCCCGGTTGTCCGCACAGGGCGCTCTGCGGCATCTGTGTGTGGCGAACCAGGATCAAGGTCCCGGATGCGACACGGTGCCGAAGTTCGGCAGCTACACCGCGCCGTAGAGTGAGTCGACCGACATAAGGCGAGGCGTGAGGGAGATCCCCTGCCTGTCTCGAACCGTGAAGCCCCGCCGGGTGATCCCCGGCGGGGCTTCTTTTTTCCTGCATGGGTGGCGCAACAGGTTATGGTGAGAGCGCCGGCTTGCCCGCAGTCAGTCGATCGCCTTATACTCGGCGCACTCGTCATCATCATCACCGTTCGTGCGTTTCTTTCCTCACCGTGGACGATCTGAGCACACAGCTGAGTCGGACCTTCGGGTTTTCGGCCTTCCGCGCAGGTCAGCGCGAAGTCATGGAAGCCGTGCTGGCTCGTCGCGATGCCATGGCGGTCATGCCGACCGGCCAGGGCAAGTCGCTCT
It contains:
- a CDS encoding SAM-dependent methyltransferase gives rise to the protein MEQHLMTQLEDPDALPQPLGEYKPVDYWQAHINTLFYQLRGDQQRSFYQTFTSADYRLAHALAADYFEQVTKRDKKVATNRATSNGPTAAPSTDATPQAQLTVMEWGPGNGNLAACFLSHLQRLDKDGRVYPRVRYLLVDSQALALERARAHPDLAPHLAKVESLCAEVENLATIADGTVDRIFCNELWNELATKLMVKKGGEFEEEHLRPNLNERKAAAIADWSGFVRAFEAKDIERLKQFPPFLDDLIWEREYHKVDWKDVPFRKTISEFMKAIDDEVLVPVNLGAFASLKEARRVLALDAVGFSSFDAGTADMEVLNDPDKPCYGQFGGQYSFMVNLALIQAVAKHLGLNAVAIETQREFVGSRLGTNVMTLMDLLACHPMVGSKVQPWELDRLTVKTIRTLNETYESPYQRKIEFPLRSEMPAEERDAAQGILLSLKPNGIPDTIAYVSEEELSQAQPELEHLGYEREAVLMALGAPPSPVEYYHFACRP
- the tatA gene encoding twin-arginine translocase TatA/TatE family subunit, which produces MFGSFGWMELLLILIIVLIIFGAGKIPQLGEGLGKAIKGFKKSVHEADAIDVTATEAEPAPAQPSAQIQQTGQPATPPPAQQAGAAPPPRTTQG
- a CDS encoding twin-arginine translocase TatA/TatE family subunit — protein: MFGLGAGEILIILVIAFLLFGPKQLPEIGRQVGKAVKGFKETADDLKKTVEPELNMIQQEMKMVEQDFESSMKEAEEQINHATSGVEHGAEESGLPKQA
- a CDS encoding alginate export family protein; its protein translation is MKRIHGRTRWGRLAAIFGAAAVTALQCLTVPAFAGFELPPGERITNLPAIPRAMPQKEAYELYDPVIGRNFDIKNLWMRADLRVRPEMRNNACFGLAQGTGGTCNSFGTRGTAAGGGNKGNDMFVQQWMRLGIGYDLSPDVNFYVEIIDSANWGSNGSAVNAGNGGDPLNHNGASASGAGNGGRLGVRAAYMLVRNLADIQGLSMKVGRQYIVFGNHSLFGHFDWANTGYSHDGVMFAYQTKNWDSYFGWFRNSESDLGQASPVGSGAANIAGSGAQDAQRDADMFIFYNQIKLVPGMVIEPFYVLYQNRYGSADNATQGLGTAKHSNQTRHMIGNRIEMRKGGFDFSNEIAYQFGQMGQAGACVGEQKCLHINAWATRNWIGYTFYDTAWKTRIAFNLDYASGDSRNNTCGATAGSCKTANTFENFFPTNHIHMGYMDVQAWKNMLSPSVNLQARPTARDHIELWYTNLNLANSKDCWYRAAQGCYVFSNANNTKTHIGDEIDVSYTRMFADGKVALQTTYGTIFSGGYLTSTLNQTQNQHWAYMSLWMNF